Sequence from the Streptomyces sp. NBC_00358 genome:
GTCGCACACTCCGCCGAACTCCTTGGTCACCTCGCGCACCAGCAGCAGGCCCCGGCCCCCGGTCTGCCCGTGGTCGGCCTCCAGGGCGGTCGGACGGTAGGGGTGGTTGTCCTCGACGGACACCCGCACCCACTCGGCGCCGACCGCGACCTCGACCGCGAGCATCGGCGACAGAAGTGCCGCGTGCCTGACCGCGTTCGTGACCAGTTCGGAGACGATCAACAGCAGTCCCTGAACGACATCGTCCGAGACCGGCACCCCCTGGCGGACCAGCAGATCACGGACGGCGTGCCGCGCCTGCGGCACCGAGGCGTCGACGGCGGCGGCGGTGAACCGCCACACCCCCTCGTACGGCAGCGGTCCCGGCGATCTGACGCCGGGAGCCGCGCCTCCACCTTCGGGGCTGGGGTCGGACCCCCGCCCGAGGTTGTCCATCGTCCGGTCGCCACCCTTGCGCTCGATTGTCACCACACGTCGAGTGTTGGTAATGCGCTGGTCCGTACCGAATGACTGAACAGAAGTCAGCAATTATCGGTGTTTTCTGATCACGCGTGCATGATGCGGTCGATTCAATGACAACCCTTGCCCTTTCTGTGCCGATTTCCGAAACTATTCGGGTTGTACGGGTTTGCCCCTTCAGCGACCCGGTTCCCTCCCGGCGGCTCCGGCGCCCGCCGGACGGCGCCGGACCATGATCACAACGGGCCGGAGGGTGCCGATAGCATCCGGCCCATGGAGCCGCAGCTTTTGCACCACGTCGACGCCGGGGTCGCCACCGTCGTCATCCATCACCCCGCCAAGCGGAACGCCATGACGACGCCGATGTGGCGAGCGCTGCCGCCCCTGCTGGACGAGCTGAGCGTCCGCGCCGACGTCCACGCGCTGGTGCTCACCGGTGAGGGCGGGACGTTCTGCGCCGGTGCCGACATCTCGGCCCTCAAGGACTCACCCGCCGAGGCCCAGGGTCTCGCCGTGCTCGCCGAGGAGTCCCTCGCCGCGTTCCCGAAGCCGACGCTGGCCTCGATCCGCGGCTACTGCGTGGGGGGCGGGTCCCAGCTCGCGGCCGCCTGCGATCTGAGGTTCGCACAGGAGGGGGCACTGTTCGGCGTGACTCCGGCGAAGCTCGGCATCGTCTATCCGGCCTCCTCCACCCGGAGGCTGGCGGCACTGGTGGGTCCGTCCGCCGCCAAGTACCTGCTCTTCTCAGGCGAGTTGATCG
This genomic interval carries:
- a CDS encoding ATP-binding protein; protein product: MDNLGRGSDPSPEGGGAAPGVRSPGPLPYEGVWRFTAAAVDASVPQARHAVRDLLVRQGVPVSDDVVQGLLLIVSELVTNAVRHAALLSPMLAVEVAVGAEWVRVSVEDNHPYRPTALEADHGQTGGRGLLLVREVTKEFGGVCDVEHTTGGGKVIWAALPLAPGV
- a CDS encoding enoyl-CoA hydratase/isomerase family protein, which produces MEPQLLHHVDAGVATVVIHHPAKRNAMTTPMWRALPPLLDELSVRADVHALVLTGEGGTFCAGADISALKDSPAEAQGLAVLAEESLAAFPKPTLASIRGYCVGGGSQLAAACDLRFAQEGALFGVTPAKLGIVYPASSTRRLAALVGPSAAKYLLFSGELIDTGRALRTGLVDEVLPEGELDKRVAEFTRVLATRSLLTQAAAKEFANGRTDRDAYWTEQARAGGDTAEGVTAFLERRQPRFTWTP